In a single window of the Larimichthys crocea isolate SSNF chromosome XVII, L_crocea_2.0, whole genome shotgun sequence genome:
- the LOC104938925 gene encoding 5-hydroxytryptamine receptor 3E-like yields the protein MLNCSRPDPPSLLEALRPVFNLSSIRPVMNMSTPTTVGIDFILFGILGVGWKNEFVSWDPDQCGASTITIPRKLLWVPDMVINEFMEKNSAPFVPYSYVYSDGYVLDQQPVKVVSSCRLDIYTFPFDIQNCSLSFNSYLLRQASLQLNQTLSVEEIFKNSKEVMTTMGEWELVGLKVKKYEPPAGDGEIYEEIRFFVTVKRRSTLYVVNLLIPSCFLITVDLLSFLLPPRSVDRSLFKMTLILGYTVFLLIMNDLLPITGDTIPLMNVFLSLCMAMMVTSLLETILITNLLCGSAHYPPVPHWIQVFVLHILGRLVQLPPKPRDLEETVFQNPAAQEMKVSSVVAEDSVAPKQKGLFDEDKALQELRSLGNDLQIIHHQLKKQLGGNLSSEEWIQVGFVIDRLLFGLYIVFISVSFITILIIWMNSNDIS from the exons ATGCTAAACTGCTCTCGACCTGACCCACCCTCCTTGCTGGAGGCTCTCAGACCAGTCTTCAACCTGAGCTCCATTCGACCTGTCATGAATATGTCAACCCCCACTACAGTTGGCATTGACTTCATCTTGTTTGGCATTTTGGGAGTG GGATGGAAAAATGAGTTTGTCAGTTGGGACCCAGACCAGTGTGGTGCTTCAACAATTACAATTCCAAGGAAACTGCTTTGGGTACCTGATATGGTCATCAATGAATT TATGGAGAAGAATTCAGCTCCATTTGTCCCATACAGTTATGTGTATTCTGATGGATATGTGCTTGATCAACAGCCTGTCAAAGTGGTTAGCTCCTGCAGGCTCGACATCTACACATTTCCATTTGACATCCAGAACTGCAGTTTAAGCTTCAACTCCTATTTACTCCGTC agGCTTCTTTGCAGCTTAACCAGACATTATCTGTagaggaaatatttaaaaactctAAAGAAGTGATGACAACTATGGGTGAGTGGGAACTAGTTGGACTCAAAGTGAAGAAATACGAACCACCAGCTGGGGATGGAGAAATTTATGAAGAGATTCGTTTTTTT GTCACAGTGAAGCGCCGGTCCACCCTGTATGTTGTGAACCTCCTGATCCCCAGCTGTTTCCTCATCACAGTAGACCTCTTAAGTTTCCTGCTGCCTCCCAGGAGTGTTGACCGATCATTGTTCAAGATGACCCTCATCCTGGGCTACACAGTCTTCCTGCTCATCATGAACGACTTGCTGCCTATCACTGGAGATACCATACCGCTCATGA ATGTGTTCCTGTCTCTGTGCATGGCTATGATGGTGACTAGTCTACTAGAAACTATCCTCATCACCAACCTACTGTGTGGCTCTGCACACTACCCTCCAGTCCCTCACTGGATCCAAGTCTTTGTTCTTCACATCCTGGGCCGCCTGGTACAACTTCCTCCAAAGCCTAGAGATCTAGAGGAGACAGTCTTCCAAAATCCTGCTGCACAAG aaatgaaagTCTCCTCTGTGGTGGCAGAGGACAGTGTGGCTCCAAAACAGAAGGGACTGTTTGATGAAGACAAGGCCTTGCAGGAGCTGAGGAGCCTGGGCAATGACCTCCAGATCATTCACCATCAGCTAAAGAAGCAGCTTGGTGGAAACCTGAGTTCAGAGGAGTGGATCCAAGTGGGTTTCGTCATAGACCGCCTGCTGTTCGGTCTCTACATTGTCTTCATATCTGTCAGTTTTATTACCATCCTCATTATCTGGATGAACTCAAACGACATATCCTGA